In a single window of the Rhopalosiphum padi isolate XX-2018 chromosome 1, ASM2088224v1, whole genome shotgun sequence genome:
- the LOC132924162 gene encoding probable cytochrome P450 6a13, with amino-acid sequence MISSDIINYLFESSTVVGVAVAVLAIVYYYSTNTYGKWRELNVPHVPPWPLIGNTFKMIAAIEHQVETFDGIYKRFAGEKYCGFYQMKTPFLMIRDPELINTILIKDFPNFADRGFHKDPSTNILANGLFFLCGPKWKIMRQKLSPGFSSGKLKMTHNQIVACSDELMRFIATKIKENDQIEVKEIMSKYSTDVIGTCAFGLKLDTVKNNDSDFRKYGKQIIQTNFRILFTQMLSLTSPRLTKLLGISEFSPEASAFYESALNEVIRYREANGIVRHDVAQSLIEARKQLVLNSTEENGFTEQDIVANSILMFLAGFEPVSSTLSFCLYQLALNQYIQDKMRDEMNSKSKEHGKMSNDYLLDLHYTDMVLAETGRMYGVTSALFRETVNTYHVPGESLVIEKGTKVMIPLHSIHHDPKYYPDPYTFDPERFSPEEKAKRPSTTYLPFGDGPRFCIGKRFAELEMKMVLSQLLTTFRVLPCEKTEYPLKFRNGLPILVTKNGIWLRFQSI; translated from the exons ATGATTTCGAGTGATATCATCAATTATCTGTTTGAATCTTCAACGGTTGTCGGCGTTGCTGTTGCAGTATTGGCAATAGTTTACTATTATTCAACCAACACGTACGGAAAATGGCGAGAATTAAATGTTCCCCATGTGCCACCGTGGCCGTTAATCGGTAACACGTTCAAAATGATAGCAGCGATCGAACACCAGGTGGAGACATTCGACGGAATTTACAAACGGTTTGCTGGCGAGAAATATTGTGGTTTTTATCAAATGAAAACGCCATTCCTGATGATCCGTGACCCCGAGCTCATCAACACCATACTGATCAAAGATTTCCCGAATTTCGCAGACCGCGGCTTCCACAAGGACCCGTCGACAAACATACTAGCGAACGGACTGTTCTTTTTGTGTGGTCCCAAATGGAAAATAATGAGACAGAAATTGAGCCCGGGATTCTCGTCTGGTAAGTTAAAAATGACCCACAACCAGATAGTGGCGTGCAGCGATGAGTTGATGCGGTTCATCGCGACCAAAATAAAGGAAAACGATCAGATCGAAGTCAAGGAGATCATGAGTAAATACTCGACAGACGTCATCGGGACATGTGCTTTCGGTTTGAAATTAGACACTGTCAAGAACAACGATTCAGATTTTCGCAAATACGGAAAACAAATAATCCAAACAAATTTTAGGATTCTTTTCACCCAAATGTTGTCACTGACGTCGCCAAGATTGACAAAACTGTTGGGAATCTCTGAGTTTTCGCCCGAAGCTTCGGCGTTTTACGAGTCGGCATTAAACGAGGTCATCAGGTATAGGGAGGCTAACGGCATAGTCAGACATGACGTGGCACAGAGCTTGATAGAAGCAAGAAAACAATTGGTGTTGAATTCGACAgaagaaa atgGATTTACCGAACAGGACATTGTTGCAAATTCGATCCTAATGTTTCTTGCCGGTTTTGAACCCGTGTCTTCTACGTTGAGTTTCTGTTTGTATCAGTTGGCGCTAAACCAATACATCCAGGACAAAATGCGTGATGAGATGAATTCAAAGTCGAAAGAACATGGAAAAATGAGCAATGATTATTTATTGGATCTCCATTACACTGATATGGTATTGGCAG aaacaGGGCGTATGTACGGAGTAACCAGCGCGTTATTCAGAGAAACAGTGAATACATACCACGTGCCAGGCGAGTCTTTGGTTATTGAAAAGGGGACTAAGGTCATGATACCCTTACATAGTATTCATCATGATCCAAAATATTACCCCGATCCGTATACATTTGATCCGGAAAGGTTTTCTCCAGAAGAAAAGGCTAAACGGCCGTCTACTACTTACTTACCGTTTGGCGACGGACCACGattttgtatag GAAAACGATTTGCTGAATTGGAAATGAAAATGGTTCTTTCACAACTATTGACGACGTTTCGAGTTTTACCATGTGAAAAAACTGAATATCCGCTTAAATTTCGAAACGGTTTACCCATATTGGTCACAAAAAATGGAATTTGGTTGCGTTTTCAAtcgatttaa
- the LOC132931188 gene encoding gamma-glutamyl hydrolase B-like — MYLPVFLTIIFGFVTKLTICNEKPVIGILTQEVYWSSFNNIKPSNNSYIAASYVKAIEASGGRVVPVFTNRTTEYYNDIVKNVNGILVPGGGSAFNISFGISQSTNEIFRISKKINDNGDRFPILGICLGFELLLIASIDGKNPLTRCNSYDMNLPLNLIPTMEVKSVLFKTMPKDVRNILLTEPVTANHHKQCITKSNFTSMKLDHFWNSITINNDSNNLTFISTIEAKNYPFVGLQFHPEKNAYEWKRNDPHSWSAIYSARYFYDWFVNECRKNNHIYYIKNSTLENELIYNYPTTYVGKLNYSFEEIYFFSE; from the exons atgtatttaccaGTTTTTCTTACtataatttttggttttgttACTAAACTAACCATTTGTAATGAAAAACCAGTGATCGGAATACTAACACAAGAAGTTTATTGGTCtagttttaacaatattaaaccaTCTAATAACTCATATATAGCTGCATCTTATGTTAAAGCAATTGAAGCTTCTGGAGGACGTGTTGTGCCAGTTTTCACCAATAGAACCACTGAATATTACAA TGATATAGTGAAAAATGTAAATGGTATATTGGTCCCTGGAGGAGGAAGTGcgtttaatattagttttggaATAAGCCAATCGACAAATGAAATTTTTCGTATTTCCAAAAag atAAATGACAACGGAGATCGATTTCCAATCCTTGGAATTTGTCTAGGATTTGAACTTCTTCTAATCGCATCCATTGATGGAAAAAACCCTTTAACACGCTGTAATTCTTATGACATGAATTTACCTCTAAATCTAATACCAACAATGGAAGTAAAAAGTGTGTTATTCAAAACAATGCCAAAGGATGTTCGAAATATACTACTTACAGAACCAGTTACAGCTAACCATCATAA acaaTGTATAACAAAAAGTAACTTTACATCAATGAAATTAGATCACTTTTGGAATTCCATAACGATAAATAATGATTCCAATAATTTGACGTTCATATCCACAATAGAAGCTAAAAATTATCCATTTGTGGGATTACAATTTCATCCAGAAAAAAATGCCTATGAATGGAAAAGGAATGACCCTCATAGTTGGTCAGCAATATATTCAGCACGCTATTTTTACGATTGGTTTGTCAATGAATGTCGtaaaaataatcacatatattatatcaaaaatagtaCGCTAGAAAAtgaactaatttataattaccctACTACGTATGTAGGAAAATTAAACTATTCTTTCGaggaaatatacttttttagtgaataa